A window of Paenibacillus sp. 19GGS1-52 contains these coding sequences:
- a CDS encoding glycosyltransferase family 4 protein: protein MRLKILIVLNYYYPYISGLSECAKSLAEELAKEHDVTVLTAKHEKNLLGFEIINGVKIERADLLFKISKGYISLDFLSKFYKHQKNADIVNLHLPMAEAAFISHLTSKEKLILTYQCDVNLPRSMANSIIVNLMDKSSRSSFKRARGIVVSSYDYARSSRVLPKFKDKWLEIHPTSSFYKEFNSSHNRSQREEIYVGFCGRIVEEKGIDILLQAAPIVKKALPNVRFLIAGDFNNVAGGSIYESLKLKIGWDESYVEFLGRLSTQQLIDFYYSLDLFVLPSTNSLEAFGMVQIEAMLAGVPVVASHLPGVREITRRTGMGETANPKDVEQLAEVIIKVLKDRDHYIKEKSFINEIFGVESAAAKYNVCFKEVLNLKAKT, encoded by the coding sequence ATGAGATTAAAGATATTAATTGTTCTTAATTATTATTACCCATATATAAGTGGCCTCTCTGAATGTGCTAAATCATTGGCTGAGGAATTGGCAAAAGAACATGATGTTACAGTGCTGACGGCTAAACACGAGAAGAATCTTTTGGGATTTGAAATAATTAATGGAGTTAAAATAGAGCGTGCTGATTTATTATTTAAAATAAGTAAAGGTTATATAAGCTTGGATTTTTTGAGCAAGTTTTATAAGCATCAAAAAAATGCTGATATTGTAAATCTCCATCTACCAATGGCAGAGGCGGCTTTCATAAGTCATCTAACGAGCAAAGAAAAACTAATTCTAACCTATCAATGTGATGTGAATTTACCTCGATCTATGGCGAATTCAATTATAGTGAATCTAATGGATAAGTCCTCTCGATCTAGCTTTAAAAGGGCTAGGGGAATTGTAGTTAGTTCTTATGATTACGCACGAAGTTCCAGAGTTTTACCGAAATTTAAAGATAAATGGTTGGAGATACACCCTACTTCTTCATTCTACAAAGAATTTAACTCTTCTCATAACAGATCACAAAGAGAAGAAATATATGTGGGTTTTTGTGGTAGGATTGTTGAAGAAAAAGGCATAGATATTCTACTTCAAGCAGCTCCCATTGTTAAAAAGGCATTACCAAATGTTCGATTTTTAATAGCGGGTGATTTCAACAATGTAGCTGGCGGAAGTATTTACGAAAGTTTAAAGCTTAAAATTGGTTGGGATGAATCGTATGTGGAGTTTTTAGGAAGGTTGTCAACTCAACAATTGATTGATTTTTACTATTCTCTTGACTTATTTGTACTGCCTAGTACTAATTCTCTAGAAGCTTTTGGAATGGTGCAAATCGAAGCCATGCTTGCCGGAGTTCCTGTAGTTGCATCTCATCTGCCTGGTGTTAGGGAGATAACCAGAAGGACTGGCATGGGAGAAACAGCAAATCCTAAGGATGTTGAACAACTGGCTGAAGTAATAATTAAAGTTCTAAAAGACAGAGATCATTATATTAAGGAAAAGTCATTTATTAACGAAATATTTGGTGTAGAAAGTGCGGCGGCTAAATATAATGTTTGTTTTAAAGAAGTCTTAAATCTGAAAGCTAAAACTTAG
- a CDS encoding divergent PAP2 family protein: MYYCFVPFVAWFIAGTLKYLINKFRFGEQAAQLIGNGGFPSNHTTIVTTTTWLIGLREGFESPMFGLGVALVMVVIFDATGLRRYVGQHAKNINIINSESTIKLRERIGHTKVEVIGGILLGMLLGYLIYIF, encoded by the coding sequence ATGTACTATTGTTTTGTTCCTTTTGTGGCTTGGTTCATTGCAGGCACTCTTAAATATCTAATTAATAAATTCAGGTTTGGCGAACAAGCAGCACAGCTCATTGGAAACGGGGGCTTTCCAAGTAACCATACGACAATTGTGACTACAACTACTTGGTTAATAGGATTAAGAGAAGGCTTTGAATCTCCAATGTTTGGTTTGGGAGTGGCTTTAGTGATGGTAGTTATTTTTGATGCGACAGGATTGAGAAGGTATGTTGGACAGCACGCTAAAAATATTAATATAATTAACTCAGAATCAACAATTAAACTTCGTGAAAGAATAGGACATACTAAAGTTGAAGTGATCGGCGGTATTTTGTTGGGTATGTTATTAGGGTATTTAATATATATTTTTTAG
- a CDS encoding decaprenyl-phosphate phosphoribosyltransferase, producing MNHNLALPKKKTLFTIILDILYEMRIKQWTKNLLVFASAIFSGAILNPSTLINAFIAFISFSFMASTIYIINDIVDVEKDRLHPEKRHRRIASGAISIPVAISIGIITFLIAVGLAYTINYYVIMAVLVYFVMNLSYSLYLKHVVIIDVMIIAAGFVLRAVTGALAVDGVLTSWFILCTLGLSLFLALGKRRHELLLFKDDPTNQRKVLTFYSVELLDQLITIITGVLIMFYSMYAASEKPAMMFTIPFVLYGIFRYFYLIHMKNAGGKPEEILLNDKHILVTVLLFSILVVVVKKFV from the coding sequence TTGAATCACAATCTTGCTTTGCCAAAGAAAAAAACTTTATTCACTATTATTTTAGATATATTGTATGAAATGCGCATAAAACAATGGACTAAAAATCTTCTCGTTTTTGCATCTGCTATTTTTTCTGGAGCAATTCTTAATCCCTCCACTTTAATTAATGCTTTCATAGCATTTATTTCCTTTTCATTTATGGCAAGTACAATTTATATAATTAATGATATTGTTGATGTTGAAAAAGATCGACTTCATCCTGAAAAACGCCATAGGCGAATTGCATCTGGTGCTATTAGTATTCCAGTAGCAATATCCATAGGGATTATTACTTTTTTAATTGCTGTAGGATTGGCTTATACTATTAATTACTATGTAATAATGGCCGTACTTGTTTATTTCGTGATGAATCTTTCCTATAGTCTATATTTAAAACATGTTGTGATAATCGATGTAATGATTATTGCAGCAGGATTTGTGCTGAGGGCTGTGACGGGAGCGTTGGCTGTAGACGGAGTTCTTACTTCATGGTTTATCCTATGTACGCTTGGACTTTCTTTATTTTTGGCACTTGGAAAGCGAAGACATGAATTATTATTATTTAAGGATGATCCCACTAACCAACGAAAAGTATTGACCTTCTATAGTGTGGAATTACTAGATCAACTAATAACTATTATCACTGGAGTTTTGATTATGTTTTATTCTATGTATGCCGCCTCAGAAAAGCCAGCCATGATGTTTACGATTCCCTTTGTACTTTACGGTATTTTTCGATATTTTTATTTGATTCATATGAAAAATGCTGGTGGAAAACCTGAGGAGATACTATTAAATGACAAACACATTTTGGTTACTGTCCTTCTTTTTTCTATTTTAGTAGTTGTTGTGAAAAAATTTGTATAA